A section of the Agromyces aurantiacus genome encodes:
- a CDS encoding flavodoxin domain-containing protein: MARVLVAYATKHHSTAEIAEAVAGELRARGHEADAVEASAATAEGYDAVVLGSATYAGRWRREARRFLSHERDRLARMPFWVFSSGPVGEPKDDAPAEDDTWLEPRKVIEQAEAAGVREHVVFGGRLPEEPDGFIEKAMVRNTPEQFQDRRDWDEIRGWADRIADQLAG, translated from the coding sequence GTGGCCCGGGTCCTCGTCGCGTACGCGACCAAGCACCATTCCACGGCCGAGATCGCCGAGGCCGTGGCCGGGGAACTGCGTGCTCGCGGGCACGAGGCCGACGCCGTCGAGGCGAGCGCCGCGACCGCCGAGGGATATGACGCCGTGGTGCTGGGAAGCGCGACGTATGCGGGTCGCTGGCGCCGTGAGGCGCGCCGCTTCCTCTCGCACGAACGCGACCGCCTGGCGAGGATGCCGTTCTGGGTGTTCAGCTCGGGGCCGGTCGGCGAGCCGAAGGATGACGCGCCAGCCGAGGATGACACGTGGCTCGAGCCGCGGAAGGTCATCGAGCAGGCCGAGGCCGCAGGGGTGCGCGAGCACGTCGTGTTCGGCGGCCGGCTGCCGGAGGAACCCGACGGGTTCATCGAGAAGGCCATGGTGCGCAACACCCCCGAGCAGTTCCAGGACCGTCGCGACTGGGACGAGATCCGTGGCTGGGCCGACCGGATCGCCGACCAGCTCGCCGGGTGA
- a CDS encoding MarR family winged helix-turn-helix transcriptional regulator gives MTDSDEVDRIVEDWERERPDLDFAPLQVFSRVGRLAKLLDRARKQAFERSELESWEFDVLSALRRAGAPFRLPPKALLAQTLVSSGTMTNRIDRLVARGLVTRQTDPHDGRGILVEMTPAGLTRVDAAITRLVDAEAELLAGLPTAEQRRLAALLRKLSLGFA, from the coding sequence GTGACCGACAGCGACGAAGTGGACCGGATCGTCGAGGACTGGGAGCGCGAGCGACCCGATCTCGACTTCGCGCCGCTGCAGGTGTTCTCGCGCGTCGGTCGGCTGGCCAAGCTGCTCGACCGTGCGCGCAAGCAGGCGTTCGAGCGGTCAGAGCTCGAGTCGTGGGAGTTCGACGTGCTCTCCGCGCTGCGGCGTGCCGGCGCGCCGTTCCGCCTGCCGCCGAAGGCGCTGCTCGCGCAGACGCTCGTGTCGAGCGGCACCATGACGAACCGCATCGACCGGCTCGTGGCCCGGGGGCTCGTGACCAGGCAGACCGATCCGCACGACGGTCGCGGCATCCTCGTCGAGATGACGCCGGCCGGACTCACGCGCGTGGATGCCGCGATCACGCGGCTCGTCGACGCCGAGGCCGAACTGCTCGCGGGCCTGCCCACGGCGGAGCAGCGCCGGCTCGCCGCGCTGCTGCGCAAGCTGTCACTCGGCTTCGCCTGA
- a CDS encoding methionine ABC transporter permease: MDALIELAPEFWTAAAETFYMVALTMLFGGAGGFLLGVGLYVTRRGGLLPNSVVNNVLNVVINFFRPIPFIIFIAAVQPLTRAVIGTGIGTDAAIFALSLAASFAIGRIVEQNLITVRPGVIEAARSMGAGPWRILGTVVVPEALGPLILGYTFIVIAVIDMSAMAGLIGGGGLGYFAQLYGYRQFEPVVTWAAVLLIVVFVQVVQYLGNWLARKVLRR; this comes from the coding sequence ATGGATGCGCTCATCGAACTGGCTCCCGAGTTCTGGACGGCCGCGGCCGAGACGTTCTACATGGTGGCGCTCACGATGCTCTTCGGCGGCGCGGGTGGATTCCTGCTGGGCGTCGGCCTGTACGTGACGCGCCGGGGCGGGCTGCTGCCGAACTCCGTCGTGAACAACGTGCTCAACGTCGTCATCAACTTCTTCCGACCCATCCCGTTCATCATCTTCATCGCCGCGGTGCAGCCGCTCACGCGCGCGGTGATCGGCACGGGCATCGGCACGGATGCCGCGATCTTCGCGCTCTCGCTCGCGGCGTCGTTCGCGATCGGGCGCATCGTCGAGCAGAACCTCATCACGGTGCGCCCCGGTGTCATCGAGGCGGCCCGGTCGATGGGTGCGGGGCCCTGGCGGATCCTCGGCACCGTGGTCGTGCCCGAGGCGCTCGGGCCGCTGATCCTCGGGTACACGTTCATCGTGATCGCGGTCATCGACATGTCGGCCATGGCCGGCCTCATCGGCGGCGGCGGCCTCGGCTACTTCGCGCAGCTGTACGGCTACCGGCAGTTCGAGCCGGTCGTCACGTGGGCGGCCGTGCTGCTCATCGTGGTGTTCGTGCAGGTCGTGCAGTACCTCGGCAACTGGCTCGCCCGGAAGGTGCTGCGCCGGTAG
- a CDS encoding methionine ABC transporter ATP-binding protein, which produces MALVSLEHVTKSYPAADRKADPVVAVDDVSLDIEAGAVFGIIGYSGAGKSTLVRLVNALEPATSGSIRIDGREITGLRERELRAIRLGIGMIFQQFNLFDAKTVRANVAYPLKVAGWRRADIRARVDELLEFVGLADKAAAHPDQLSGGQKQRVGIARALATRPRILLADEATSALDPETTHEVLTLLKRVNEEQGVTIIVITHEMDVIQTIATKVAVMDRGRVIEHGDVFDVFSRPSHPSSQRFVGTVIKGVPSPAELAVLRERHEGRIVTCSFRDGDASQARVFLDLAEAGVEFELVYGGINDIRGRAFGHLTLAIRGEDAAIDRAIATISDHADVTEAR; this is translated from the coding sequence ATGGCGCTCGTGAGCCTCGAGCACGTCACCAAGTCCTACCCGGCGGCCGACCGGAAGGCCGACCCGGTCGTCGCCGTCGACGACGTCTCGCTCGACATCGAGGCGGGCGCCGTCTTCGGCATCATCGGGTACTCGGGCGCGGGCAAGTCCACGCTCGTTCGGCTCGTCAACGCGCTCGAACCCGCGACGAGCGGCTCGATCCGGATCGACGGCCGCGAGATCACGGGCCTGCGCGAGCGGGAGCTCCGCGCGATCCGCCTCGGCATCGGCATGATCTTCCAGCAGTTCAACCTGTTCGACGCGAAGACCGTGCGCGCCAACGTCGCCTACCCGCTGAAGGTCGCCGGCTGGCGGAGGGCCGACATCCGGGCCCGCGTCGACGAGCTGCTCGAGTTCGTCGGGCTCGCCGACAAGGCCGCCGCCCACCCCGACCAGCTCTCCGGCGGGCAGAAGCAGCGCGTCGGCATCGCGCGCGCCCTCGCGACGCGCCCGCGCATCCTGCTCGCCGACGAGGCCACGAGCGCGCTCGACCCCGAGACCACGCACGAGGTGCTGACGCTGCTCAAGCGCGTCAATGAGGAGCAGGGCGTGACGATCATCGTCATCACGCACGAGATGGACGTGATCCAGACGATCGCGACGAAGGTCGCGGTGATGGACCGCGGGCGCGTGATCGAGCACGGCGACGTGTTCGACGTGTTCTCGCGGCCGAGCCATCCGTCGTCGCAGCGGTTCGTCGGCACCGTGATCAAGGGCGTGCCGTCGCCGGCCGAGCTCGCGGTGCTGCGCGAGCGCCACGAGGGGCGCATCGTCACGTGCTCGTTCCGCGACGGCGACGCGTCGCAGGCGCGCGTCTTCCTCGACCTCGCCGAGGCGGGGGTCGAGTTCGAGCTCGTCTACGGCGGCATCAACGACATCCGCGGCCGCGCATTCGGTCACCTCACCCTGGCGATCCGGGGCGAGGATGCCGCGATCGACCGCGCGATCGCGACGATCTCGGACCACGCCGACGTGACGGAGGCCCGCTGA
- a CDS encoding MetQ/NlpA family ABC transporter substrate-binding protein: MPSTRTKILAALAAAPLVIALSACASGAGAEGGDDVVRIGVVGKSDPQWPAFEEAAAEAGIEIELVDFADYAQPNPALSEGELDLNQFQHIVYLADYNVSADEDLTPIGATAIYPLGLYSTKVESVDDIQDGDTVAVPDDPSNLARALLVLQSAGLIELKDGGSIFSTVADIDEAKSKVKVTPLEASLTPTSLPDVAAAVINNDFVEDAGLTFADAIAKDDPSDPNALPYVNIFAARAEDKDNATYKKLVEIFQTDPDVQAGLLESSGDTAVPLTTPVADLEASLADVEDDTRAQG, translated from the coding sequence ATGCCCAGCACCCGAACCAAGATCCTCGCCGCCCTCGCGGCGGCGCCCCTCGTCATCGCCCTGTCGGCCTGCGCCTCGGGCGCCGGCGCCGAGGGCGGCGACGACGTCGTCCGCATCGGCGTCGTCGGCAAGTCCGACCCGCAGTGGCCCGCCTTCGAGGAGGCCGCGGCCGAGGCCGGCATCGAGATCGAGCTCGTCGACTTCGCCGACTACGCGCAGCCGAACCCCGCGCTCAGCGAGGGCGAGCTCGACCTGAACCAGTTCCAGCACATCGTGTACCTCGCCGACTACAACGTGTCGGCCGACGAGGACCTCACGCCCATCGGCGCGACCGCGATCTACCCCCTGGGCCTCTACTCGACGAAGGTCGAGTCGGTCGACGACATCCAGGACGGCGACACCGTCGCCGTGCCCGACGACCCCTCGAACCTCGCGCGCGCCCTGCTGGTGCTGCAGTCGGCCGGCCTCATCGAGCTGAAGGACGGCGGTTCGATCTTCTCGACCGTCGCCGACATCGACGAGGCGAAGTCGAAGGTGAAGGTCACGCCGCTCGAGGCGTCGCTGACCCCGACGAGCCTGCCGGATGTCGCGGCCGCCGTGATCAACAACGACTTCGTCGAGGACGCCGGCCTCACCTTCGCCGACGCGATCGCCAAGGACGACCCGTCCGACCCGAACGCGCTGCCGTACGTGAACATCTTCGCCGCGCGCGCCGAGGACAAGGACAACGCGACCTACAAGAAGCTCGTCGAGATCTTCCAGACCGACCCCGACGTGCAGGCCGGCCTGCTCGAGTCCTCGGGCGACACCGCGGTGCCGCTGACCACCCCGGTCGCCGACCTCGAGGCGTCGCTCGCCGACGTCGAGGACGACACCCGGGCCCAGGGCTAG
- a CDS encoding ABC-F family ATP-binding cassette domain-containing protein has protein sequence MAHLLGAERLHLEFPTRTVFDEVTLGIDEGDRIGIVGRNGDGKSTLLKLLAGRLEPDGGRVTVRRGIRIGMLDQADAIDPALTVAEAVVGGIEEHVWAGDAKVRDVIAGLLADVPWHGLVGDLSGGQRRRVGLAALLVGDWDVLFLDEPTNHLDVEGIAWLARHVQGRWAASDGALVVVTHDRWFLDEVCTATWEVHDRLVEPFEGGYAAYVLQRVERDRMAAASEAKRQNLMRKELAWLRRGAPARTSKPKFRIEAANQLIENEPPVRNPVELNRLAVSRLGKDVVDLLDVSVQYPAPDGAVRTVLHELEWRIAPGERTGILGVNGAGKSTLLKLVTGEVQPTTGRVKRGTTVKIAVLSQELAELAEWADERVSAVVAAQRTSYTVGSGSKAVELTPGQLLERLGFTSQQLATPVRDLSGGQKRRLQLLLILLQEPNVLILDEPTNDLDTDMLAAIEDLLDAWPGTLLVVSHDRYLVERVTDRQVAILDGHLRDLPRGVEQYLELRRQGLETRAAEPSAPRPAAPAAAAQLAGADRRAAEKELASIDRRLEKLQGQIAEQHEKLARHDQSDYVGLGALGDELTALETAVADLETRWLEVSEQLEG, from the coding sequence ATGGCACACCTCCTCGGCGCCGAGCGCCTGCACCTCGAGTTCCCCACGCGCACCGTCTTCGACGAGGTCACCCTCGGCATCGACGAGGGCGACCGCATCGGCATCGTGGGGCGCAACGGCGACGGCAAGTCGACGCTGCTGAAGCTGCTGGCCGGGCGGCTCGAACCGGATGGCGGTCGCGTGACGGTGCGCCGCGGCATCCGCATCGGCATGCTCGACCAGGCCGACGCGATCGACCCGGCCCTGACGGTCGCCGAGGCCGTCGTCGGCGGCATCGAGGAGCACGTCTGGGCGGGCGATGCGAAGGTGCGCGACGTCATCGCCGGGTTGCTGGCGGATGTGCCGTGGCATGGGCTCGTCGGCGACCTCTCGGGCGGCCAGCGCCGCCGCGTCGGCCTCGCGGCGCTGCTCGTGGGCGACTGGGACGTGCTGTTCCTCGACGAGCCCACCAACCACCTCGACGTCGAGGGCATCGCCTGGCTCGCGCGGCACGTGCAGGGCCGATGGGCGGCGAGCGACGGCGCGCTCGTGGTCGTCACGCACGACCGCTGGTTCCTCGACGAGGTGTGCACCGCGACGTGGGAGGTGCACGACCGGCTCGTCGAGCCCTTCGAGGGCGGCTACGCCGCGTACGTGCTGCAGCGCGTCGAGCGCGACCGGATGGCCGCGGCATCCGAGGCCAAGCGCCAGAACCTCATGCGCAAGGAGCTCGCGTGGCTGCGCCGCGGCGCGCCCGCGCGCACCAGCAAGCCCAAGTTCCGCATCGAGGCGGCCAACCAGCTCATCGAGAACGAGCCGCCCGTGCGCAATCCCGTCGAGCTCAACCGGCTCGCGGTGTCGCGGCTCGGCAAGGACGTGGTCGACCTGCTCGACGTGTCGGTGCAGTACCCGGCGCCGGATGGCGCGGTCCGGACGGTGCTCCACGAGCTCGAGTGGCGCATCGCGCCGGGCGAGCGCACCGGCATCCTCGGCGTGAACGGCGCGGGCAAGTCGACGCTGCTGAAGCTCGTGACCGGCGAGGTGCAGCCCACGACCGGCCGGGTCAAGCGCGGCACGACCGTGAAGATCGCGGTGCTCAGCCAGGAGCTCGCCGAGCTTGCGGAGTGGGCCGACGAGCGCGTGAGCGCCGTGGTCGCGGCGCAGCGCACGAGCTACACCGTCGGGTCGGGCTCGAAGGCCGTCGAGCTGACGCCGGGGCAGCTGCTCGAGCGGCTGGGGTTCACGAGTCAGCAGCTCGCCACGCCCGTGCGGGACCTCTCGGGCGGGCAGAAGCGGCGGCTCCAGCTCCTGTTGATCCTGCTGCAGGAACCGAACGTGCTGATCCTCGACGAGCCCACGAACGACCTCGACACCGACATGCTCGCCGCGATCGAGGACCTCCTCGACGCGTGGCCCGGCACGCTCCTCGTCGTGAGCCACGACCGGTACCTCGTCGAGCGCGTCACCGACCGGCAGGTGGCGATCCTCGACGGGCACCTGCGCGACCTGCCGCGCGGCGTCGAGCAGTACCTCGAGCTGCGCAGGCAGGGGCTCGAGACGCGTGCGGCTGAGCCGTCGGCTCCGCGGCCTGCGGCGCCGGCCGCAGCGGCGCAGCTCGCCGGCGCCGACCGGCGCGCCGCCGAGAAGGAGCTCGCGTCGATCGACCGCCGCCTCGAGAAGCTGCAGGGCCAGATCGCCGAGCAGCACGAGAAGCTCGCCCGCCACGACCAGTCCGACTACGTCGGGCTCGGCGCCCTCGGCGACGAGCTCACGGCGCTCGAGACCGCGGTGGCCGACCTCGAGACGCGCTGGCTCGAAGTATCCGAGCAGCTCGAGGGCTGA
- a CDS encoding 4-(cytidine 5'-diphospho)-2-C-methyl-D-erythritol kinase gives MTFPATDAAVHVRAPGKINVFMRVGALAADGYHDVATAYQAVSLYEDVRAWPDDEFSVEFSGSIDTSMLPTDASNLAIRAAKLLARHVGVPGGVRLEIEKHVPIAGGMGGGSADAAATLVACDALWGTALPKEDLHALAATLGADVPFALSGGTAIGTGRGDRLSPALATGSFHWVLAVADFGLSTPAVYRELDRRRDAGLESSWRDQAHGVAVGLDSPTVDFAVLQALRAGDPRRLASALHNDLQSAALSLAPGLAGILELGEANGALAGIVSGSGPTVAFLVDDADSAIELQVALSASRLTAVHVHGPVHGARVLTR, from the coding sequence ATGACCTTCCCGGCGACCGACGCGGCTGTCCACGTCCGGGCACCCGGCAAGATCAACGTGTTCATGCGCGTCGGTGCGCTCGCCGCCGACGGGTACCACGACGTCGCGACGGCGTACCAGGCCGTCTCGCTCTACGAGGACGTGCGCGCCTGGCCCGACGACGAGTTCTCGGTCGAGTTCTCGGGCTCGATCGACACGTCGATGCTGCCGACGGATGCCTCGAACCTCGCGATCCGCGCCGCGAAGCTGCTCGCCCGCCACGTGGGCGTGCCCGGCGGCGTGCGCCTCGAGATCGAGAAGCACGTGCCCATCGCGGGCGGCATGGGCGGCGGCTCGGCGGATGCCGCGGCCACCCTGGTCGCGTGCGACGCGCTCTGGGGCACCGCGCTGCCCAAGGAGGACCTGCACGCCCTCGCGGCCACGCTCGGCGCCGACGTGCCGTTCGCGCTCTCGGGCGGCACGGCGATCGGCACCGGACGCGGCGACCGGCTGAGCCCTGCGCTCGCGACCGGGTCGTTCCACTGGGTGCTCGCCGTCGCCGACTTCGGACTCTCGACGCCCGCCGTGTACCGCGAGCTCGACCGGCGGCGCGACGCCGGACTGGAGTCGTCGTGGCGCGACCAGGCGCACGGCGTCGCGGTCGGGCTCGACTCGCCCACCGTCGACTTCGCGGTGCTGCAGGCGCTGCGCGCGGGCGATCCGCGCCGGCTCGCGAGCGCCCTGCACAACGACCTCCAGTCCGCGGCGCTCTCGCTCGCGCCGGGGCTCGCCGGGATCCTCGAGCTCGGCGAGGCGAACGGCGCGCTCGCCGGGATCGTCTCCGGGTCGGGGCCCACGGTCGCGTTCCTGGTCGACGACGCCGACTCCGCGATCGAGCTGCAGGTCGCGCTGTCGGCGTCCCGCCTGACCGCGGTGCACGTGCACGGCCCGGTGCACGGCGCCCGCGTCCTCACCCGCTGA
- the rsmA gene encoding 16S rRNA (adenine(1518)-N(6)/adenine(1519)-N(6))-dimethyltransferase RsmA: protein MNAHRHEADGDDPTPRLLGPAEIRDLAQLLEVTPTKKLGQNFVHDGNTVRRIVQAAGVERGETVLEIGPGLGSLTLGLLEAGADVIAVEIDRRLAEQLPHTVSLMQPGTHLTVVHDDALRVTELPGEPVRLVANLPYNVSVPVLLHLLERFPSLRSGIVMVQAEVGHRLAAEPGSKVYGAPSVKAAWYGRWRIAGQVSRMVFWPVPNVDSVLVGFERGQAPGDPPGTEAERVAVFAIVDAAFQQRRKMLRQSLSGVLGGSAAAASAVLERAGVDPQSRGEQLAAHDFLRVARAAASAPAA, encoded by the coding sequence GTGAACGCGCATCGGCACGAGGCCGACGGCGACGACCCGACGCCGCGCCTGCTCGGGCCCGCCGAGATCCGCGACCTCGCCCAGCTGCTCGAGGTCACCCCGACGAAGAAGCTCGGCCAGAACTTCGTGCACGACGGCAACACCGTGCGTCGCATCGTGCAGGCCGCCGGCGTCGAACGCGGCGAGACCGTGCTCGAGATCGGCCCGGGCCTCGGCTCGCTCACCCTCGGGCTGCTCGAGGCGGGCGCCGACGTCATCGCGGTCGAGATCGACCGGCGGCTCGCCGAGCAACTGCCCCACACCGTGAGCCTCATGCAGCCCGGCACGCATCTCACCGTCGTCCACGACGACGCCCTGCGGGTGACCGAGCTGCCCGGCGAACCCGTGCGGCTCGTCGCCAACCTGCCCTACAACGTCTCGGTGCCGGTGCTGCTGCACCTGCTCGAGCGGTTCCCGTCGCTGCGCTCCGGCATCGTCATGGTCCAGGCCGAGGTCGGGCACCGGCTCGCCGCCGAGCCCGGATCCAAGGTCTACGGCGCGCCGAGCGTCAAGGCCGCGTGGTACGGCCGCTGGCGCATCGCCGGGCAGGTCTCGCGCATGGTGTTCTGGCCGGTGCCGAACGTCGACTCGGTGCTCGTCGGCTTCGAGCGCGGCCAGGCGCCCGGCGATCCGCCCGGCACCGAGGCCGAGCGCGTCGCGGTGTTCGCGATCGTCGACGCCGCGTTCCAGCAGCGGCGCAAGATGCTCCGCCAGTCGCTCTCCGGCGTGCTCGGCGGATCGGCCGCCGCCGCGAGCGCGGTGCTCGAGCGCGCGGGCGTCGACCCGCAGTCGCGCGGCGAGCAGCTCGCCGCGCACGACTTCCTACGCGTCGCACGCGCCGCGGCATCCGCGCCCGCCGCGTAG
- a CDS encoding TatD family hydrolase, translating to MTDGAAHLRTRSDGGRAAEYPPPPEPLAVPVYDNHTHLEIADGALPLTAHEHLERAATVGVAGAVQVGTDVATSRWSAELAAREPRLLAAVALHPNEAPELDARGELDAALAVIDQLAAQPRVRAVGETGLDFYRTGDGGRDAQFRSFEAHIDIAKRHGAALQIHDRDAHDEVVAVLRRVGAPEVTVFHCFSGGEELARLAASEGWYCSFAGNITFKNAENLREALRVVPRDRILVETDAPYLTPVPLRGRPNAPYLVPHTMRFMAGVLGADLDEVCAAVAANTVRAYGSWGDGLAASAGGAAEAAAHAADAEPGSA from the coding sequence GTGACCGACGGGGCCGCGCACCTGCGCACCCGCTCCGACGGCGGCCGCGCCGCCGAGTACCCGCCGCCGCCCGAACCGCTCGCGGTGCCCGTCTACGACAACCACACGCACCTCGAGATCGCCGACGGCGCGCTGCCGCTCACCGCGCACGAGCACCTCGAGCGCGCGGCCACCGTCGGCGTGGCCGGCGCGGTGCAGGTCGGCACGGATGTCGCGACCAGCCGCTGGTCGGCCGAGCTCGCGGCGCGCGAACCGCGCCTGCTCGCCGCGGTCGCCCTGCACCCCAACGAGGCGCCCGAGCTCGACGCGCGCGGCGAGCTCGACGCGGCCCTCGCCGTGATCGACCAGCTCGCCGCCCAGCCGCGCGTGCGCGCCGTCGGCGAGACCGGACTCGACTTCTACCGCACCGGCGACGGGGGCCGCGACGCCCAGTTCCGCTCGTTCGAGGCGCACATCGACATCGCCAAGCGCCACGGCGCCGCGCTGCAGATCCACGACCGCGACGCGCACGACGAGGTCGTCGCCGTGCTGCGGCGCGTCGGCGCGCCCGAGGTGACCGTCTTCCACTGCTTCTCGGGCGGCGAGGAGCTCGCACGCCTCGCGGCATCCGAGGGCTGGTACTGCTCGTTCGCGGGCAACATCACGTTCAAGAACGCCGAGAACCTGCGCGAGGCGCTGCGCGTGGTGCCGCGCGACCGGATCCTCGTGGAGACCGACGCGCCCTACCTCACGCCCGTGCCGCTGCGCGGGCGCCCCAACGCGCCCTACCTCGTGCCGCACACCATGCGGTTCATGGCCGGGGTGCTCGGGGCCGACCTCGACGAAGTGTGCGCGGCAGTCGCGGCGAACACCGTTCGCGCGTACGGGTCGTGGGGCGACGGGCTCGCGGCATCCGCCGGGGGCGCCGCCGAGGCCGCCGCCCACGCCGCCGACGCCGAACCGGGATCGGCGTGA
- the metG gene encoding methionine--tRNA ligase, with translation MADASSFYITTPIFYVNDVPHIGHAYTEVAADVLARWNRQAGIDTWMLTGTDEHGQKILRTATANGVSPKEWADKLVADAWKPLLDTIDVANDDFIRTTDERHEVNVQKFLQHLFDEGWIYTGEYEGYYCVGCEEYKQQSELVEGTGEYEGQLVCAIHSKPVELLHEKNYFFRMSAFQDKLLELYESRPEFVQPESARNEVVSFVRRGLEDLSISRSTFDWGVKVPWDESHVVYVWFDALLNYITATGYGQDDAEFARRWPAQHIVGKDILRFHAVIWPAMLMAAGLEVPRGVFGHGWLLVGGEKMSKSKLTGIAPAQITDTFGSDAFRYYFLSAIHFGQDGSFSWEDLAARYQAELANGFGNLASRVIAMIGRYCDGEVPAGGEPSAADREIVRIGREATDGAWAAIQRLQIHEAIASAWTLVDALNGYLTAEEPWALAKDPHERERLETVLATAYHGLGTLAVLLSPVLPKATAKLWTALGAPGTVQEARIDRAFEWPAGTRVSALEPLFPRVEVAE, from the coding sequence ATGGCCGACGCCTCCTCGTTCTACATCACCACGCCCATCTTCTACGTCAACGACGTGCCCCACATCGGCCACGCCTACACCGAGGTGGCGGCCGACGTGCTCGCCCGGTGGAACCGGCAGGCGGGCATAGACACGTGGATGCTGACGGGCACCGATGAGCACGGCCAGAAGATCCTCCGCACCGCGACCGCCAACGGCGTGAGCCCCAAGGAGTGGGCCGACAAGCTCGTCGCCGACGCGTGGAAGCCGCTGCTCGACACCATCGACGTGGCCAACGACGACTTCATCCGCACCACCGACGAGCGGCACGAGGTCAACGTCCAGAAGTTCCTCCAGCACCTCTTCGACGAGGGATGGATCTACACGGGCGAGTACGAGGGGTACTACTGCGTCGGCTGCGAGGAGTACAAGCAGCAGTCCGAGCTCGTCGAGGGCACGGGCGAGTACGAGGGCCAGCTGGTCTGCGCCATCCATTCCAAGCCCGTCGAGCTGCTGCACGAGAAGAACTACTTCTTCCGGATGTCGGCCTTCCAGGACAAGCTCCTCGAGCTGTACGAGTCGCGCCCCGAGTTCGTGCAGCCCGAGTCGGCGCGCAACGAGGTGGTCAGCTTCGTGCGCCGCGGCCTCGAGGACCTCTCGATCTCGCGGTCCACGTTCGACTGGGGTGTCAAGGTGCCGTGGGACGAGTCGCACGTCGTCTACGTGTGGTTCGACGCGCTCCTGAACTACATCACCGCGACCGGGTACGGGCAGGACGACGCCGAGTTCGCGCGCCGCTGGCCCGCGCAGCACATCGTGGGCAAGGACATCCTGCGATTCCACGCCGTCATCTGGCCGGCCATGCTCATGGCCGCCGGGCTCGAGGTGCCCCGCGGGGTCTTCGGCCACGGCTGGCTGCTCGTCGGCGGCGAGAAGATGTCGAAGTCCAAGCTCACGGGCATCGCGCCCGCGCAGATCACCGACACCTTCGGCTCCGACGCGTTCCGGTACTACTTCCTCTCCGCGATCCACTTCGGCCAGGACGGCTCGTTCTCGTGGGAGGACCTCGCCGCGCGCTACCAGGCCGAGCTCGCGAACGGCTTCGGCAACCTCGCGTCGCGCGTGATCGCGATGATCGGGCGGTACTGCGACGGCGAGGTGCCCGCGGGCGGCGAGCCGAGCGCGGCCGACCGCGAGATCGTGCGCATCGGGCGCGAGGCGACGGATGGCGCGTGGGCGGCGATCCAGCGCCTGCAGATCCACGAGGCCATCGCGTCGGCATGGACGCTCGTCGACGCGCTGAACGGCTACCTGACCGCCGAGGAGCCCTGGGCGCTGGCGAAGGACCCGCACGAGCGGGAGCGCCTCGAGACCGTGCTCGCCACGGCGTACCACGGCCTCGGCACGCTCGCCGTGCTGCTCTCGCCCGTGCTGCCCAAGGCCACCGCGAAGCTGTGGACCGCGCTCGGCGCCCCGGGCACCGTGCAGGAGGCGCGCATCGACCGTGCGTTCGAATGGCCCGCGGGCACGCGGGTGTCGGCGCTCGAGCCGCTGTTCCCGCGCGTCGAGGTCGCCGAGTGA